CTTAATAAACTTGCATAGAGTGTGCGTTTCCGAACAGATTCCAAACGTCTAATGGCAATCGATCCAAGGACGAGCTCATTTTCGTGAATAAATTCTTCGTTATTGTAAACTAGCAGCTGAAATGATATGCTGCTAATCTATTGCACAACTAATTAGCTATAGCGACCCTTAGCGAATGCAACGGCTATGCTGCTCGGGAAATGATTCACGCGCCCATCGTGTATTGTGGACATAGTGATTGCTTATCTTATCGCTTTTTTCCCCAATCAATTGATATTTGTAGCTGGGTTTGGAGGGACGTATTAAAGCATTGAAACCGGACCGTACGTACATCATTAACCGTTTGCAGGTCCGCAGTACCAAGCGTCAAGTGTTCGATTCTTCGATAGTTTGCAAGtggtaaaaaattaaaacaatatgaaGTCCGTCAGTTTCGGTAGCTTTGTGGCAGTGTGCACGTTCTTTGGTGCTCTTCTTTCCCTGGCAAATAGTGGTGAGAGGAAATTGCGGTAGTGACGTACCATGCATCAGTTTTTCACGACGTTTTACTCCTTTGCCAATACACAGTGTCCGCCCTTCAATGTTACCAATGTGCCAGTGGAGACAGTTGGAGTAATTGTATGTCGAGTGCTGTAACGGTGGAATGTAGCAGCGCCAGTCAGGTATCGGTGATGGGCCGGAATGTCTTTCTACCCGCGGAGGCACGCCAAATTGAGCCGGCCTGTGTATCGGTGTACGCCAAGGGTACGATAGGTGGTGTTACCGGATACGCTTACGTCCGGGATTGCCTGTTCAACGACAAGGCTCTGTGCAGCTTGATTCAGGATACACTACCGTCCCAAATCAAAATTGTTGATTGCGATCTCTGCACGACGGACCTGTGTAATGGTGCGGGCAGCATCAGTGTAACCCTTTCCAGTGTAGTGCTGTTGGCCGTCGCAGTATTGTTGTGGAAGTGAAATTAACACCTAGTTCGAGGGAAAACGAACGGCTCGGTTAGCTAATTTATTACACCAACGATGTTCGCActtaaaaagcaataaattaattcaacaTAAGGAAACGAATTCTGATTCTAAATATCTCTGTTGTCCCTGTTGTGTTTTGCGTACGACCAATGGCACGAATTCATTAGTCAGTACTGGAAGTCTCATTCGGGTACCTTATCCCTGGATGTGCTCGGTCGCGATTACTCCAACCGTGAACGATTGTGCTCAGGCGTGAGTACTTATCTTGTCGTAATCGATTTTTCTCTATCTATTGCTAATGGGGAACCATGTTTTGAAGGTTTCGATTAGCCGTTTGCAGGTCAGCAGTATGACGTGTGAAGTGTTTGATTCCTTAACAGCCTAAACCCGCTTTTCAATCTGGGTATCGCAGAATCATTTTGACATAGTGCGTGATCTTCTGCTGTTTAGTTCCTATATAGTCCCTCCTTCTGGAGCAACCATTGTTTAAAGGTGGATAAAAAAGATCCTATATTTTGCACAAGATCAGTGGCAAAAATGTTTACAGTATTGTAGCTCTAAACGTTATATCTCAACACCGATTCCTTCGTTCTGAATCAGCATCAATAGTTAGCATTTATGAGCTTCGCAGTTTATTACTCCATGATTGATTGGAATAGACAACCAGTTCGTAAATCCAGTTCTCTTCTCCGATAAAGCACATCATCTGACAAAGTTCCTATAATTTAACCAAGAAATGATACATCACAAAGTAAATAGACGTACTACCTACATTAGACAATCCAACTTCAACAGATCTTACAGTTACTGCTTACAAAACGAAGACCATGTGATCGAGTAACTCagaatttcaaaacaaattctACTGTTGCTGATTTAATAAGGACACACCATCATAAGTATACGAACGTGTACAGTTGACACAAAGACCGATTAGATAAAGCCTTGGTCTTATCATAAACATAGCTTAAAGTCAATATTGATTAAGCTAAGCAGCCCATTGAGTTGCTCCATTTGTTCTCATAACAAATCGTTGCAAAATGCTATTACATTGAAGCAATAGCGAATATGTGTTGACATTCACTCGAACCACACAATATCAGTGCAGGGAATCTCTTAACGATTGCTTTGCCAAACAAACCGCACAACAAATCGATTCGCCCTGTGTTGGACCATTAACCTTAATTGTTACACAACTTTCTGAAATAAACGTTGCGATTTGGTTTACCTTGGATGGAGGTCTTTGAAATTCGCAAACCACTGCGTAAGGATGCCCAAGAACCTCTTGCCGTGGAATGAGTTTCGTTCGGGAATTgctagcgtttttttttgtgcaaaccaAGCCATAATGATCAATTTGCCTATTTCCAGCCAGCAGAGTCTCGCACAACAAATCCTCCGTGGTCATCCGGCATCATCAGCACCGTGTTTTGCCCGCAAGTTCATGTTTCGCCTTTTGTTTTAGCGTTGTGCTACAAATGGAACGCAATTTTTGATTAATTCCACTGcttggacttttttttttgtttgctgtcatTTGCCCATTCACCGTGAGTGCTTTTTTGGGGTCGTTTATGATTAGTGCCGTCCGTATGCAGAGCACACAAATGAGATACCACCTTGAGCGGCTAATCTTCAGCCGTGACCTCAAGATTTTTTGTTCGTGCTATCGAATATCACCTTACCAGCATTAACGTTGTTACTAATACCCTGCGCTAATGGAGGAAACGGAAGCAGGCGAACAGCCTAGCATGATGGACTGGAACCAATTTCCGTCCCACAGTGCTACACCACCGAAGGGAACGCATTGATGGAAGTGACGATTGTGCACAGCGATGTAGCATTCGTGTCGGCTTCTGGACACTCTGTCACGGACAGCTTTTGGCGAAGTTTCCCGTACTGTCCGTGGGACATAATTCATCAACGTGTGCTGCAAACTAGCACCGCACcaatacttgttttttttcaggtCGCAAGAAGCGGGTCTCGTTATTGAGGATGAGTCATTAAATTTTTACGACCAACTTTTTCACGTGACATCGCGTACAGGGGTATGGGGACCCTTAAACGGGGACGCACCCAACCGGGTAGTGAACGATTTGGTGTTGCTACGTGTACCCACATCCACAGTTTGCGTTCTTTCTAGCGTGGGAACTGCATGAATGTTTTAACTCTGCAGATTAGGTGTAAATCATTAGCTAAACGGTCAGCGTAAAGGATCGCCTGGACCTGGGCGGGTGAATCATCGATACGGTGCGCTATG
The Anopheles moucheti chromosome 2, idAnoMoucSN_F20_07, whole genome shotgun sequence genome window above contains:
- the LOC128298186 gene encoding uncharacterized protein LOC128298186 produces the protein MKSVSFGSFVAVCTFFGALLSLANSVSALQCYQCASGDSWSNCMSSAVTVECSSASQVSVMGRNVFLPAEARQIEPACVSVYAKGTIGGVTGYAYVRDCLFNDKALCSLIQDTLPSQIKIVDCDLCTTDLCNGAGSISVTLSSVVLLAVAVLLWK